From a single Bacillus sp. NEB1478 genomic region:
- a CDS encoding GNAT family N-acetyltransferase produces the protein MNPILLDFPAEFTTDRLLIRMPMPGDGKAVYESINASLNELKPWMHFANIDQTEDDVEANIRGAHTKFLNREDLRLLVFLKETGELVASSGLHRINWDVPKFEIGYWADSRHTGKGYVTEAVQGITEFAVDELKARRIEIRCDVRNKKSAAIPERLGFTLEGILRNDSLATDSSLRDTCVYAKVF, from the coding sequence ATGAATCCAATCCTGCTAGACTTTCCAGCAGAATTCACAACTGATAGACTGCTGATCCGCATGCCAATGCCTGGTGATGGTAAGGCCGTATATGAATCAATCAACGCTTCACTTAACGAGTTGAAGCCATGGATGCATTTTGCTAACATCGACCAAACGGAAGATGATGTAGAAGCAAACATCAGAGGAGCACACACGAAATTTTTAAATAGAGAAGATCTGCGTCTGCTCGTCTTTTTAAAAGAAACAGGCGAGCTGGTCGCCTCGTCTGGTCTGCACCGGATCAATTGGGATGTTCCAAAGTTTGAAATCGGCTATTGGGCGGACAGCCGGCATACTGGCAAAGGATATGTAACAGAAGCTGTGCAAGGAATAACAGAATTTGCAGTAGACGAATTAAAGGCACGCCGTATCGAGATTAGGTGTGATGTACGGAATAAGAAGAGTGCGGCGATACCTGAGCGATTAGGTTTTACACTAGAAGGCATCTTGCGTAATGATTCACTTGCAACAGATTCGTCTTTAAGGGATACATGTGTATATGCAAAAGTGTTTTAA
- a CDS encoding RNA polymerase sigma-70 factor — MLESSTVNLFTSYQPLLFSLAYRMLGSVQDAEDIVQDAYITLNEVSIENVKNVKAYLCKIVTNRCIDELKSARKKRETYVGPWLPEPIVNEKLDSDPANKYVMKESISTAYLLLLEQLSETERAVFLLREVLQYNYEDIADVVGKTSANCRQIFLRAKKALGAHPEYNKAPSEKAVTITEQFVKAIMSGDVSTLLRLLAVDAKLLSDGGGKTKAALLPILGAERIARFCMGIMAKTTQEITYTLQQVNGGPGMLIFLDGRLYGVISFNVQNETIQDLYFIVNPEKLAHVKQVQQ; from the coding sequence ATGCTCGAATCCAGTACTGTAAATCTCTTTACATCCTATCAGCCATTGTTATTTTCACTGGCGTATCGCATGCTGGGCAGTGTTCAGGATGCAGAAGATATTGTACAGGATGCGTATATCACACTGAATGAAGTATCGATCGAAAACGTTAAAAATGTGAAAGCATATCTTTGTAAAATCGTAACGAACCGATGTATCGATGAGTTAAAGTCAGCCAGAAAGAAACGGGAAACTTACGTAGGACCCTGGCTGCCTGAACCAATTGTGAATGAGAAGCTGGATTCAGATCCAGCAAACAAGTATGTCATGAAAGAATCGATTTCCACAGCTTATTTGCTTTTATTAGAACAACTTTCAGAAACCGAGCGTGCCGTGTTTCTTTTAAGAGAAGTGCTGCAATACAATTACGAAGACATTGCTGATGTCGTCGGAAAAACGAGTGCGAATTGCAGACAAATTTTTCTGAGAGCGAAGAAGGCATTGGGTGCTCATCCGGAATACAACAAAGCTCCATCTGAAAAAGCTGTGACCATAACAGAACAATTCGTTAAGGCTATAATGTCTGGCGATGTCAGCACATTATTACGTTTACTGGCAGTGGATGCGAAACTTCTATCAGATGGCGGTGGAAAAACAAAAGCGGCACTATTGCCAATTTTGGGTGCTGAACGAATTGCTCGTTTTTGTATGGGAATTATGGCGAAAACAACGCAGGAAATCACATATACCCTTCAACAGGTAAATGGGGGACCTGGAATGCTCATCTTCTTGGATGGTCGATTGTACGGTGTTATTTCGTTCAATGTACAAAATGAAACAATCCAAGATCTGTATTTTATCGTGAACCCGGAAAAACTTGCACATGTGAAACAGGTGCAACAATGA
- a CDS encoding FAD-dependent oxidoreductase: MNTFDVAIVGGGISGLTASIYLAKAGLSVAVYEKGKEVGGRAQSVKKNGAMLNLGAHAIYKGGEAEKILKELGVTVSGGTPDAKGNAIWNGKLHALPGSLTSLFTTRLLSWSGKMELGKMMIQLQKLTPEKIPHISLREWAESEIKDPMVRHIFYALCRTATYGIDFERLLASAVLKQLQLGLKGVTYVDGGWQSMVVSLRDKALKSGVIIHTQKSVSAIEYENGSHHVYFNDEDQIEAPFVIVTTGPNQANKLVKGAEHSSLHVWKEKSMPLYAACLDVVLKKLPMPSQNFAIGIDQHILFTNQSRAAKLTDDGSVVINVLKYLGSEKEVNVKAVEQELEQIMDLMQPGWRDEVTARQFLPHITVVQNTAAVHTSFLDPAVSEIPGLYMAGDGMGHGEMLVDAAFASAKRASDKIIQQFALTKIRKEA, from the coding sequence TTGAATACATTTGATGTGGCAATTGTTGGCGGAGGGATTTCTGGATTGACGGCTTCTATCTATTTAGCGAAAGCTGGTTTATCTGTTGCCGTTTATGAAAAAGGAAAAGAAGTTGGCGGGCGTGCCCAATCCGTAAAGAAAAATGGTGCGATGCTGAACCTTGGGGCACATGCGATTTACAAGGGGGGAGAGGCAGAAAAGATTTTGAAAGAATTAGGTGTGACTGTATCTGGCGGAACCCCAGATGCGAAAGGGAATGCGATCTGGAATGGCAAGCTGCATGCTCTGCCTGGCTCTTTAACATCGCTCTTTACAACACGATTATTATCCTGGTCCGGGAAAATGGAACTGGGTAAAATGATGATTCAATTGCAAAAGCTGACTCCTGAAAAGATACCGCATATCAGCTTGCGGGAATGGGCAGAAAGTGAGATTAAAGATCCGATGGTCCGTCACATCTTTTATGCTTTATGCCGAACGGCAACGTATGGTATTGATTTTGAACGTTTACTTGCCAGTGCAGTACTTAAGCAGTTACAGCTAGGATTGAAAGGTGTCACTTATGTAGACGGCGGTTGGCAGTCAATGGTCGTTAGCCTCCGAGATAAAGCGCTAAAATCGGGAGTCATCATTCATACACAAAAATCGGTTTCAGCGATTGAATATGAAAATGGCAGCCATCATGTTTATTTTAATGATGAAGACCAGATAGAAGCTCCATTCGTAATAGTAACGACGGGGCCAAATCAAGCGAACAAACTTGTTAAAGGGGCAGAACATTCTTCTCTTCATGTGTGGAAAGAAAAATCGATGCCTCTTTATGCGGCTTGCCTGGACGTTGTTCTGAAAAAGCTTCCTATGCCAAGTCAAAATTTTGCGATTGGGATTGACCAGCACATTTTATTTACCAACCAGTCACGTGCAGCGAAATTAACGGATGATGGTTCTGTTGTTATAAATGTTCTGAAATACCTTGGAAGCGAAAAAGAAGTGAACGTGAAAGCAGTTGAACAAGAGCTGGAACAAATTATGGATCTCATGCAGCCTGGGTGGAGAGACGAAGTAACAGCGCGTCAATTTTTACCTCATATCACCGTTGTTCAAAACACTGCTGCGGTACACACATCGTTTTTGGATCCTGCAGTGTCTGAAATTCCAGGCCTATATATGGCAGGAGATGGAATGGGGCATGGAGAAATGTTGGTGGACGCAGCATTTGCGAGTGCCAAACGTGCCTCCGATAAAATCATTCAGCAATTCGCTTTAACTAAGATAAGAAAGGAAGCTTAA
- a CDS encoding universal stress protein — MLYSKILVAIDGSEGSIEALRNGSEIAKNSGAELTLLHVMQESPLPLYGGVYPLSVASTSMVREEVMEAEKAEQTHGEEILHKAQAKVPPEVETKTALLNGAPSDTICAYAEKYNIDLIVIGSRGLTGLKKFVLGSVSQKVLHDANVPVLITK; from the coding sequence ATGTTATACAGTAAAATTCTCGTTGCAATTGATGGTTCAGAGGGCAGCATCGAAGCTTTAAGAAACGGTTCTGAGATCGCGAAAAATTCAGGTGCAGAATTAACGCTTCTCCATGTTATGCAAGAATCACCTTTGCCACTATATGGCGGTGTTTATCCGCTAAGTGTTGCAAGTACTTCTATGGTTCGTGAAGAAGTAATGGAGGCTGAAAAAGCGGAACAGACTCATGGTGAGGAGATCTTGCACAAAGCGCAAGCGAAAGTTCCACCTGAAGTTGAGACGAAGACTGCTTTGCTGAATGGAGCTCCGTCTGATACCATTTGTGCCTATGCAGAGAAATATAACATCGATCTCATCGTCATTGGAAGCAGAGGATTGACAGGACTGAAGAAATTCGTACTCGGAAGCGTCAGTCAAAAAGTATTGCATGACGCAAATGTTCCCGTTCTAATTACTAAATAG
- a CDS encoding polysaccharide deacetylase family protein → MKKVLIIIIVSIVIFIAAGYGLLILSNSRDFQFYGGLVTKADTDEKVVALTFDDGPTKNTDQILKILKDADVKATFFLTGREIKENFGEAEKIVLAGHELGNHSYSHKRMILKTPTFIKNEIETTDALIKKTGYKGPIEFRPPYGKKLVGLPRYLDKQNRKTILWNIEPDSYPEIASDSQKIVEHVNKNIEPGSIILLHVMYGSRTESIEAVKDIVDSLKAKGYKFKKVSEMVE, encoded by the coding sequence GTGAAAAAAGTTCTAATCATCATCATCGTATCTATCGTTATTTTTATTGCTGCCGGATATGGTCTTTTAATATTAAGCAACTCGAGAGATTTTCAGTTTTACGGTGGTCTTGTCACAAAAGCGGATACAGACGAAAAGGTGGTTGCCCTTACTTTTGATGATGGTCCGACAAAGAATACAGATCAGATATTAAAAATATTGAAAGATGCTGATGTTAAGGCGACCTTCTTTTTAACGGGAAGAGAGATAAAAGAAAACTTTGGAGAAGCAGAAAAAATCGTGCTGGCAGGTCATGAACTAGGGAACCACTCTTATTCGCACAAACGAATGATCCTCAAGACTCCAACCTTTATCAAAAATGAAATTGAAACGACAGATGCTTTAATCAAAAAAACAGGATACAAAGGACCGATCGAGTTCAGACCGCCATATGGGAAGAAACTGGTCGGCTTACCGCGTTATTTGGACAAACAGAATCGAAAGACGATTCTTTGGAATATTGAACCTGATTCCTATCCAGAGATTGCTTCTGACTCCCAAAAAATAGTGGAGCACGTGAACAAAAACATCGAACCTGGATCGATTATTTTACTGCATGTTATGTATGGGTCTCGTACAGAATCAATAGAAGCTGTGAAAGATATAGTAGACAGTTTAAAAGCGAAGGGCTACAAATTTAAAAAGGTTTCTGAGATGGTGGAATAA
- a CDS encoding DinB family protein, producing the protein MTHHNVNMLDYHVWANQTIFNRLLELGNDVYHKEIQSVFPSISKVVSHMYIVDQLWFHIISGISMSDALEIEKVETDSKNIEEIYQMFAELSNRYKDFFTKQEDLDKKLVLDTPWAGRRETSLSEMVTHLVTHGAYHRGNITAMLRQMGHASVTTDLTSYWYK; encoded by the coding sequence ATGACTCATCATAATGTAAATATGCTGGATTATCATGTTTGGGCTAATCAAACCATATTTAATCGTTTATTGGAGCTTGGCAATGATGTTTATCACAAAGAAATTCAAAGCGTCTTCCCATCCATTTCAAAGGTAGTTTCTCATATGTACATTGTTGATCAACTCTGGTTCCACATCATTTCTGGAATTAGTATGAGTGATGCGCTGGAAATTGAAAAAGTTGAAACAGATTCGAAAAACATTGAAGAGATTTATCAAATGTTTGCGGAATTATCGAATCGGTATAAAGATTTTTTTACCAAACAAGAAGATTTGGATAAAAAGTTAGTGCTTGATACTCCTTGGGCAGGACGAAGAGAAACGAGTCTTTCTGAAATGGTGACGCATCTTGTTACACATGGCGCTTACCACCGCGGAAATATCACAGCGATGCTGCGTCAAATGGGTCATGCGTCTGTCACAACAGATTTAACGAGCTATTGGTACAAATAA
- a CDS encoding methyltransferase domain-containing protein — MKHDKEFEMYVNVAQKPFSGWDFSFVTETGRMSSNMLSWSYGSMVIPLIRDANSMLDMGTGGGELLSKLQPFPEMICATEAYLPNVPIAKKRLEPLGVKVHQIGEDNVLPFTDRQFDLIINKHEEYSPKEVRRVISNDGVFLTQQVGGTDCIEINEHFGVSLNGAFSHWDLSFAEKELMDHGFVVLEAKEEFPVQRFYDVGALLYYLKAIPWQIPNFQSENYLEEIYNIHLIIQSKGYFDVRQHRFILKARAN; from the coding sequence ATGAAACATGATAAAGAATTTGAAATGTATGTAAATGTTGCACAAAAACCGTTTTCTGGGTGGGATTTTTCTTTTGTAACGGAAACGGGACGAATGAGTAGCAATATGCTTTCGTGGTCATACGGCAGTATGGTAATCCCGCTAATTCGAGATGCGAACTCAATGCTTGATATGGGAACTGGCGGCGGTGAACTTTTATCAAAGCTACAGCCTTTTCCTGAGATGATATGTGCCACTGAAGCGTATCTTCCCAATGTTCCTATAGCAAAAAAGCGGTTAGAACCTTTAGGTGTAAAGGTACATCAAATCGGAGAAGATAATGTTCTTCCCTTTACTGATCGTCAATTCGATTTGATCATTAACAAGCATGAAGAGTATTCACCGAAAGAAGTCCGTCGTGTGATTTCGAATGATGGTGTTTTTTTGACACAGCAAGTAGGGGGGACGGATTGCATTGAAATCAATGAACATTTTGGTGTTTCATTGAATGGTGCGTTTTCTCATTGGGATTTGTCATTTGCTGAAAAAGAGCTGATGGATCATGGTTTTGTAGTGTTAGAAGCGAAAGAAGAATTTCCTGTCCAGCGTTTTTATGATGTGGGTGCCCTTCTCTATTATTTAAAAGCGATTCCTTGGCAAATTCCTAATTTCCAAAGTGAAAACTACTTGGAAGAGATTTATAACATCCATTTGATAATTCAATCGAAAGGTTATTTTGATGTAAGACAGCATCGATTTATTCTAAAAGCGAGGGCTAATTGA